The Mycolicibacterium fluoranthenivorans genomic interval CCGAGGTGTGCAGAGCGCACTGCTGGCGGCCCGCCTGTCCGACGCGTACGCGGCCGGTGCCGATATCGCCGTCGTCACCACATCGCCCGGTTCGAAGAGTCAGCAGAATGTGCAGCGCAACGGCTTTGCGCTGCTCTACACCCGGGCGATCCTGGTGCGCTAGTAGAGAAGCGTGCGCAGGTGCGCTTCGCTGTAGTACTTCTGCAGCTGTTCCAGGCTTTCGTCGGGCTTGAAAGATCTGGCCAGCTGGGCCGTGCTCGGCATCGCCTCCGGATTCCAGGTCTCGGGTTTCCAGGTGTCTGAACGGAGAAAAGCCTTCGCGCAGTGGAAGAACACTTCCTCCACGGTGATCTCCAGAGCCAGGATCGGCCGCTTGCCGGCGATCGCCATGTCATCGAAACAGGGTGCGTCGGAGAGGATCCGGGCGCGACCGTTGATGCGCACGGTGTCCCCGCGGCCGGGGATGACGAACAACGTGCCGACCTGCGGGCGTGCCAGCACGTTGAGGTAACCGTCGACACGCTTGTTGCCGGGGCGTTCCGGGATGGCGATGGTGTGCGGGTCGAGCACG includes:
- a CDS encoding pyridoxamine 5'-phosphate oxidase family protein codes for the protein MRTEVTTVEELRAIVGQPTAAVANKVTDRLSDIHRDWISHSPLCFVATSDADGRVDVSPKGDPPGFVHVLDPHTIAIPERPGNKRVDGYLNVLARPQVGTLFVIPGRGDTVRINGRARILSDAPCFDDMAIAGKRPILALEITVEEVFFHCAKAFLRSDTWKPETWNPEAMPSTAQLARSFKPDESLEQLQKYYSEAHLRTLLY